In the genome of Vibrio sp. 16, one region contains:
- a CDS encoding LysE family translocator: MNTALLGMFIPTFFFVSITPGMCMTLALTLGMSVGYKRTLWMMAGELVGVGLVAVAAVLGIAAVMLNYPWLFVALKLIGGGYLFYLGVQMWRSRGKLAINVEQQDSAPQSDWDLVVQGFVTAIANPKGWAFMISLLPPFIDQNAALTPQLIVLVSIILLFEFICMTLYATGGKGLKRLLGQSQNVRLMNRIAGTLMMGVGVWLLAS; encoded by the coding sequence ATGAATACCGCTTTGCTGGGAATGTTTATTCCAACTTTCTTTTTTGTTTCGATTACGCCGGGGATGTGCATGACATTGGCGCTGACACTTGGCATGAGTGTGGGCTACAAACGCACATTATGGATGATGGCCGGAGAGCTTGTCGGTGTGGGGCTGGTGGCAGTGGCGGCGGTACTCGGAATCGCCGCAGTGATGCTCAACTACCCTTGGTTGTTTGTCGCATTGAAGTTGATTGGCGGAGGATACCTGTTCTACTTGGGTGTTCAAATGTGGCGCTCGCGCGGCAAACTGGCGATTAATGTTGAACAACAAGACTCGGCGCCGCAAAGCGATTGGGACTTGGTCGTACAAGGGTTTGTTACTGCGATCGCCAACCCGAAAGGATGGGCATTTATGATCTCGCTGTTGCCGCCTTTTATCGACCAAAATGCGGCTCTTACGCCTCAGTTGATTGTCTTGGTGTCGATCATATTGTTGTTCGAATTTATCTGCATGACACTTTACGCCACAGGCGGAAAAGGCTTAAAGCGTCTTCTTGGTCAATCTCAGAACGTGCGTTTAATGAACCGGATTGCTGGCACATTAATGATGGGCGTCGGTGTCTGGCTACTCGCCAGTTAA
- a CDS encoding LysR family transcriptional regulator gives MFELIRVFNQVVESGSFSQAANALSMAPSSVARNIDNLEAKLQTTLFKRSTRQLVLTDEGRYFHHQALSLVEEADALVNQMKQSPSQPQGLLRISAFESFGNVFLAPLIPRFLAQYPKVQIELELDNHVVDLNSDNIDLAIRIGTPKDSRLKARKLLTNRTVLVASPQYLKANPAITEPNDLSGHNCLLISQQRQKCHWYFSRENERHKVQVTGNFSSRGGSPILQGALHGSGVLLLSDWMVAPYLKQGTLTNILPEWQVSYGEKRSDEIYALYKPSHYPKPHIRAFIDFIVQHLDSIDGLTGE, from the coding sequence ATGTTTGAGTTGATTAGAGTGTTCAATCAGGTGGTCGAATCGGGGAGTTTTTCTCAAGCGGCGAATGCACTGAGCATGGCGCCTTCTTCGGTAGCACGAAACATAGACAATCTAGAGGCAAAGCTGCAAACGACTCTGTTTAAACGCAGCACCCGCCAACTGGTTCTCACTGACGAAGGGCGTTACTTTCATCATCAAGCCTTATCTCTGGTGGAAGAAGCGGATGCGTTAGTCAATCAAATGAAGCAATCACCCAGCCAGCCCCAAGGATTACTGCGTATTTCGGCATTTGAGAGCTTTGGTAATGTCTTCCTAGCGCCTTTGATCCCAAGGTTTCTCGCCCAATATCCAAAGGTTCAAATCGAGCTTGAACTCGATAACCATGTGGTCGACTTAAATAGTGACAACATCGATTTAGCCATTCGTATTGGTACGCCGAAAGACAGCCGATTAAAGGCACGAAAACTCCTCACTAACCGCACCGTGTTGGTCGCATCACCTCAGTACCTAAAAGCGAACCCAGCCATCACTGAGCCAAACGATCTGAGTGGACACAATTGTTTATTGATTAGCCAGCAGCGGCAGAAGTGTCATTGGTATTTCAGCCGAGAAAACGAGCGACACAAAGTTCAAGTCACGGGTAATTTTAGCTCAAGAGGTGGCTCGCCCATATTGCAAGGCGCACTGCATGGTAGCGGCGTGTTGCTGCTGTCAGATTGGATGGTCGCTCCCTACCTAAAGCAGGGAACCTTGACTAATATTTTGCCCGAATGGCAGGTCTCTTATGGAGAGAAACGCAGCGATGAAATCTACGCGCTGTACAAGCCATCTCACTACCCGAAACCTCACATTCGCGCATTTATCGATTTTATTGTCCAACACTTGGATTCGATTGATGGCTTAACTGGCGAGTAG
- a CDS encoding carboxymuconolactone decarboxylase family protein, which yields MNSRINIASVEPKALKAMLEVEGYLEGAELPTPLKKLIKVRASMINQCAYCIEMHVAEADNVGVSTQKLFALAAWRESPLFNPQERAVLALTDEMTQIAQHGVSEQVYDAALAELGEPLLAQAMMQVIMINAWNRFAVATQMTHG from the coding sequence ATGAATTCACGAATTAATATTGCCAGTGTTGAACCTAAAGCGCTCAAAGCCATGTTGGAAGTGGAAGGTTACTTGGAGGGGGCAGAGTTACCTACGCCATTAAAGAAACTGATTAAGGTTCGTGCATCGATGATCAACCAATGTGCTTACTGTATTGAGATGCACGTCGCTGAAGCGGACAACGTTGGCGTGTCTACGCAGAAATTATTTGCGTTAGCCGCTTGGAGAGAGTCCCCATTGTTTAATCCGCAAGAGCGTGCAGTGCTTGCCTTAACCGATGAAATGACCCAGATCGCGCAACACGGCGTTTCTGAGCAAGTGTATGACGCGGCTCTGGCGGAATTGGGAGAACCGCTTCTTGCTCAGGCGATGATGCAAGTCATCATGATCAACGCGTGGAATCGATTTGCAGTGGCGACTCAAATGACGCATGGCTAA
- a CDS encoding Fur family transcriptional regulator — MQIEELIERVKAECKQQGKQLTAKRQLVLHALLKADQAMSAYEIVDYCQQEMGHSIQAMSVYRILEFLEDLKLVHKIQASNKFIVCAHIECEHEHGTPQFFICSKCNKISEQIVDPSLMSGLQHHARQQGFTVIQPQIEINCVCDECLKSS; from the coding sequence GTGCAGATCGAAGAACTCATTGAAAGAGTAAAAGCCGAATGCAAGCAGCAAGGGAAGCAGCTGACTGCCAAACGTCAGCTCGTTTTACATGCTTTATTGAAAGCCGATCAAGCGATGTCTGCTTATGAAATTGTTGATTATTGCCAACAAGAAATGGGGCATTCGATTCAAGCCATGTCGGTGTATCGGATTCTGGAGTTTCTAGAGGATCTGAAACTTGTGCACAAGATACAGGCTTCCAATAAGTTTATTGTTTGCGCTCATATTGAGTGCGAGCATGAACATGGCACACCCCAGTTTTTCATCTGCTCAAAATGCAACAAAATCAGCGAACAGATCGTCGATCCTTCTTTGATGTCTGGGTTGCAACACCATGCTCGTCAACAAGGATTTACGGTGATCCAGCCCCAAATTGAAATCAACTGCGTGTGTGACGAGTGTTTAAAGTCTTCGTAG
- a CDS encoding dihydroorotase: protein MTSTLIKNARIVNEGSVQRADLRIVDQRIAKIDAHIEAQAGDTIIDADGAYLLPGMIDDQVHFREPGLTHKGTIASESRAAVAGGITSFMEMPNVAPATTTIEALEDKFALAAEAAYANYSFYLGATEDNLAEIKRLDPKSHCGVKVFMGASTGNLLVESPKALEDIFRESPVLIVTHCESGPVIAKNRARRLMDNAPLTIHDHPILRDDEACYASSSYAVSLAKKYSSQLHVLHITTEKELALFEAGPVEGKSITAEACVHHLWFSADDYAERGNRIKCNPAIKYNSDRAALLNALSTGQIDIIATDHAPHTLEEKQVEYDQAPAGLPLVQHALLTLLDHVHHGRMTMEQVVEKTAHNPAIRYAIQDRGFIREGYYADLVLVDRSTTTDVSDENTLYHCQWSPFAGHQFHAAIKQTWVNGHSMFVDGNINQAPGSAMRLSFNR from the coding sequence ATGACATCGACATTGATTAAAAATGCCCGAATAGTAAATGAAGGAAGTGTACAACGAGCCGATCTTCGTATTGTGGATCAACGTATCGCAAAAATAGATGCGCATATTGAAGCTCAGGCAGGTGATACCATTATAGACGCAGACGGCGCCTATTTATTGCCCGGAATGATTGATGATCAAGTTCATTTTAGAGAGCCTGGCTTAACCCATAAAGGCACCATTGCATCCGAGTCTCGTGCGGCTGTTGCTGGCGGAATCACGAGTTTCATGGAAATGCCCAACGTTGCACCTGCCACGACGACGATTGAAGCGTTGGAAGACAAATTCGCCTTGGCAGCCGAAGCAGCTTATGCCAACTATTCGTTTTACCTAGGAGCGACAGAAGATAATTTAGCTGAAATTAAGCGCCTTGATCCCAAATCGCACTGTGGTGTGAAAGTCTTTATGGGAGCATCCACTGGAAACCTTTTGGTTGAGTCACCAAAAGCGTTGGAAGATATTTTTCGTGAGTCGCCAGTGCTGATTGTGACTCATTGTGAAAGTGGTCCAGTTATCGCAAAAAATAGAGCGCGACGATTAATGGACAATGCGCCTCTTACCATTCATGACCATCCTATTCTGCGCGATGACGAAGCGTGTTACGCCTCTTCGTCGTACGCGGTTAGCTTAGCGAAAAAGTATTCAAGCCAACTTCATGTACTCCACATTACCACCGAAAAAGAGCTGGCTTTATTTGAAGCTGGCCCTGTTGAGGGTAAAAGTATTACCGCAGAAGCTTGTGTTCATCATTTGTGGTTTAGTGCCGACGACTACGCAGAGCGTGGCAATCGAATTAAGTGCAACCCAGCCATCAAGTACAACAGCGACCGAGCTGCGCTTTTGAACGCGCTATCGACCGGACAAATTGATATTATCGCGACGGATCATGCACCTCACACGCTGGAAGAAAAACAGGTGGAGTACGATCAGGCGCCTGCTGGGTTACCTTTAGTTCAGCATGCGCTGCTGACTTTGTTGGATCATGTTCATCATGGCCGTATGACCATGGAACAAGTGGTTGAGAAAACCGCGCACAATCCAGCTATTCGCTATGCGATTCAAGATCGTGGTTTTATCCGCGAGGGGTACTATGCCGATCTCGTTCTGGTTGACCGTTCGACGACGACCGACGTCAGTGATGAGAACACCCTTTATCACTGCCAGTGGTCCCCCTTTGCTGGTCATCAGTTTCACGCTGCCATTAAGCAAACATGGGTCAATGGGCACTCAATGTTTGTGGATGGAAACATCAACCAAGCGCCGGGCAGTGCAATGCGACTGAGTTTCAACCGA